The Peribacillus simplex genome contains the following window.
GTTTTGTATATCGTTCATATAGATTTACTAACCCATGATGGAGCCAATAAACATTATTAAGGGTTTTGTCTAGAATAGGACTATGCGCTATGCGCCAATAACCCTTTCTGCTATTTCCCCATTCATATGCTTTTCCAAATGGGACGCCTAATCCTTTGAGTTTCCTCACCCTCGTTCTTGGTAATTTCCATTGCTTCCATAGGCACATTCTGAGTCTTCTTCGAATCCATGAATCTAAATTCTTCAATACGTTCGGAGTATCAATGAGGGCGAAATACCCCATCCAACCTCTAAGGTATTGCTTTAACTTATTTATTCGGAGTTCCATGGGTATCGGTAATTTTCTCGAGGTCATTTCCCTGATTCGTTTCTTTACCCTCTTCACCGTTTGTTTAGCCAGTAGAACCTTCGGGTTCTTCTTTGACTTCGTGAAACTAAAACCGAGAAACGTTCTGTTCCAAGGGCGATCATACTTCGACTTCTCGTAGTTGACCTTTAGCTTCAGTTTATTTTCAATGAAGCTTGAGATATTTCCCATTGCACGTTTGGCGGCTTTTCGTGTCTTCACAAAGATAGTACTGTCATCCGCATACCTTACGAATCGAAGATTGCGTTTCTCTAGTTCTTTATCTAAATCGTCTAACATGATATTAGATAATAAAGGACTTAACGGACCTCCTTGCGGAGTTCCCTCCTCACTTTTATGAAAAAGTCCGCCTATCATAATGCCTGCTTGAAGGAATTTACGAATCAGTTTAAGAACTCGTTTATCTTCAATTTTCCGCTCTAACATTCCCATGAGCTTGTCATGATTCACTTTATCGAAGAACTTCTCCAAATCCATATCCACTACCCATGTATAACCTTCGGTTATATAGGACTTTGCCTTTCGAACCGCCTGGTGCCCTTGTTTGTTAGGGCGAAATCCATAGCTATTCTCCGAAAAGGTTGAGTCATATATCTTGGTCAATATTTGGGCAATGGCTTGTTGAATGAAACGGTCTAGAACGGTTGGAATACCCAAAAGCCGAACTCCGCCGTTTGGTTTCGGGATTTCGATACGACGGACGGGCTTCGGTTGATAGGTACCCTGTAAAAGGGCAGTTTTCATGTTGTACCATTCGGTTACGAGGTGCGGTCTCAGGTTTTGGACCCGCATTCCATCTACACCATGGCTTCCCTTATTTCTTTCTACACGCTTCAATGCCTGTATTAAGTTTTCCCTCTCTAGTATCTGTTCCATTAACATCGTTGATATCCTTTCTACGTGGATAAATGGTCTATTTGTGCCTTTATCTGCTCCACCCTTTTGAAGTTCCCCGTGTATTCACCACTTCTTCCTTCAAATAAGTTCCGTTAGGAATTGTTTGCTTCTTCACAGATAACGAACGCCTAGTATTCATCCTTCTTAATCTGTTCGGT
Protein-coding sequences here:
- the ltrA gene encoding group II intron reverse transcriptase/maturase, yielding MLMEQILERENLIQALKRVERNKGSHGVDGMRVQNLRPHLVTEWYNMKTALLQGTYQPKPVRRIEIPKPNGGVRLLGIPTVLDRFIQQAIAQILTKIYDSTFSENSYGFRPNKQGHQAVRKAKSYITEGYTWVVDMDLEKFFDKVNHDKLMGMLERKIEDKRVLKLIRKFLQAGIMIGGLFHKSEEGTPQGGPLSPLLSNIMLDDLDKELEKRNLRFVRYADDSTIFVKTRKAAKRAMGNISSFIENKLKLKVNYEKSKYDRPWNRTFLGFSFTKSKKNPKVLLAKQTVKRVKKRIREMTSRKLPIPMELRINKLKQYLRGWMGYFALIDTPNVLKNLDSWIRRRLRMCLWKQWKLPRTRVRKLKGLGVPFGKAYEWGNSRKGYWRIAHSPILDKTLNNVYWLHHGLVNLYERYTKLRQT